DNA sequence from the Homalodisca vitripennis isolate AUS2020 unplaced genomic scaffold, UT_GWSS_2.1 ScUCBcl_2854;HRSCAF=7977, whole genome shotgun sequence genome:
TGTGTGGAGAATTGTAATACTGTACgagattaaaattgtaataaaccaaaataacaacaaacatattTGTTTCAACACTACGTACATTAAGAAAAGCTGTGTGAGGTAGTTTGTCTTTCACAATGGCTTTTACATTGTGAATGTAAATAATTACTATCGTGcgtaatataacacaattttccCTAACAAACGTGTttctttataaaagtttaaaatatttattcaatttaagaaACTGTGTAGGAAAGGTTTTTCGCctttcataatatttgtgtttCCATTCATTCGTTCAGTTCAAAACTAACTGTCATTTGCCAAATACCATCATATCAGTAAACaagtaaaattgtactttaaaattattctaacttTTTAATCAACTTGACATTTATCCTTATATTTGTCATAGTGTCATTCTGTAACTTTCAGACGTTATGTGGAATTGTTGAATCGTCTTctctatattttaattctatgcttaaaaataactgttattcgAATAATTACAGTGTAAAATATCATCCTGTACAGTGTTACAATATTAACCGCAGATATTCCTCTCTAAATTTTCTTGTCTTTTGTTAAACTTTAGACAGTCTTAAACAATCTAAATACAACATTAGTTTCTCTCTGAGAACAATGTTCAAGACGAACCGTTTCTCCTCTTCTATGTAGATTTTCATGTCTCAAGTCTTTCAGAAGATAACTGCGCGCAATTTTATCTGTTTATCTCGGTTTATTTTTGGACTActgtattataaattgttatctttGTTCTATcacttttttacattcaagataGACTATTGCATCTTGTATAAATGTGCGCGCCAGTAAAACTTGCTAATTAGTATAAAGTTATTTGGATTTTATGTAAGGAAGACTAAACTTTTCAGCGgtcaatatttacataattatctcACAATGAGTAGAAACCGGTATTATTAACggactattttttaattaatttacaaaattatctcACAATGAGTATATCAGTATTACTACAGGACTAttctttaatttacataattatctcCTAATGAGTAGATATCAGTATTATTACaggacaattttttattttatgaaactgttCAAGCTTTTAAACTTTCCAACCTCTGCGTAGTTTTATCGCCCCCCGTTATATATCCGCATCGCGTATGTAGACCCACGATGGGTTTCATCTCGTAATGTATTGCTTTAATTatgagttttacaaaaacaaacgATTGAATATTCATGAAATGTGCAGTCGAGCCCGCGGTTGCCTCGCCCCCAGCCTctacagttttaatgaaaatattaaatgtattcaaaattgttAGGGCGGAGTTTGTTTCTAAATCCAGTCCCGCTACCCTGTTCGATCAAAATTACGATAGTAACTCTCGCAATGTTGACAAAAacgttacataaaaaaactatgtacatttataaatttgaagCCTTTTCATCTTTTTAATATTCCATGTTTCATGTTCTAACTGGGAAATAATCGTAtcagacaaataaatattttagaagtagCTTTACTTCGACTATCCGTGGCTGcaacaaaaacaatgttaattCTTTAGGATTACGCGACCTATATCATGACTATTATCAGAAGTTTCCGATTAAAACTCATCGAACACaattaaagtattgaaatatgttGCCCTCTCTGTGAACTGCCGTGCTCAGACAACATATGTTGGACAAAAAGAGTTTGTTGACTTTACAGCGTGGCTGATatatgtaaagaattaaatggtaTTTGTTATGTTTCTGAGTGTTGTAAACCGGTAAACCTTACtgatagtaataaataaacacacaacgTTTATAATCTAGAACTCTAGCCCGAAATCATTTATCACGTTCCTACAGGGTTAATGGATAAGCTTATTTCTTACGATATGATGTTAATTGACTGATCAAAACGAGGATTTGAatcaaatttactatttttttcttgaagatttaaaatatttctatttggcgagtataacataattataatgtaGCAGGATAAAGGTTTGCAGCATGGATATGTAGAGGTGACAGACCTGAAAGACAGCGTGGTGAGGGGTCGGTAGGACTTGTGACTACGAGGGTCGCTGAGCGCGGTGCCCCAGAAGTCGTTGGCCAGCAGTTGTCCCAGGCCGGAGCTACCGAGTACGTCCGGGTTACGAGAGACTGCCACAACATCGTCGTGCACGAACTCGCCGTACAGGGAGTTGGAGTAGCACGCGATGGCCAGACCCACCACTGCGAGGTACGGTGCCACCATCACTGACTGAGCGTCGCGACGGCACTGCACCGGCTCTGCCCGGCGTCGTGGCGCATGTGGGACCACCCCCGCCTCACCCCCTGACCTTGACACACAGCGGCTCTCGCTCTCGGGACAGACATGCTTACAATCGATCGTAAAGTTGGAACTCACAGATTCccatattattactatacaaatactagcgggcccggcgcgctttgctgcgcatttcaataatttttttgcaaaagttgcccgcggcttcgcacgcaatttcccgttgaaaacagtacactatattcacttattctttttctatcacattctaaacattgctgagataattgatagtcgttccatcgtgagcctcttgggcgtattatgaaggtatgtaccatattcctgcctctatctagctgttacccacggcttcgcacgcaaatcttaagaaccgaagtccttatattacttagtaaatttttttttttactataataaattttagattaaattagttatatctccgatgccacgattgagcttgctttgttgtctcgatcgagagaatatgtacacacggagttttgagaaccatacttctgtaaaaaaaaacaactaaggttgattttataacattctttatatttgtagccaacgtaagatagtaattatgatatctgcattactcttctgatcaagcatgagcatggtttatattaaataaatattgcagttaaaggtgaatttttacgtcaaatttgaattgtattatctggatagtaaagtctatgtttaacagtgattgcaaaaacagtttaaacaaaatttgtcgtttctcttaagcttactctatgctttaaaactataagtgtaatatatgtttacaaagaacagctgattaaaaatttgaaaagacgttaacatatgtttgctgcaatgcatttcttatgggtatttctgtaaccagtggggcggaatcctgaatcgggaaagggatgggcatagcttataaaccttctccgtggaaaaatacatatacgtacaaattttcatcatgatcggtccaatagttcacgattccataaaggacaaacatacaaacattcatttttatatatatagatatatatatatatactcgccttcggctcgctgggggctacgcccccaggcccccttttgggtgtttgccaaattcggggataagagtggtttatttataggtaaaattcggacatgaggtcatacaaggaattcccagggggtggagttaacgttaccaagggttaagacatcaggggttatctggtcatactgggaacttcccaaaggggcgttaagagatttggtgataggtaaaattcggacatgaggtcatgccaggaaattccctggggggggggtttaatattactgGGGGAGGGTTTACACTTCAGGGGGTTttatgtactcaggaggttatctggtcataccaggaaatcgcgggggggttaatgttaccgggggttaatgacacactccaggcccccttttggggtgttgtcCAAATTcagggataagcggaattcggaatagtattagacctattttattgaattttccagttttaatcaaagttttgactctaaggccattttgtggcttaacctttagagatacgacaaaaagcgactggacctttcttgtcggaaatttaattttaaaatttaattcgattgtgacctcagatttgatctacgacctatgggttAGTCGGTACAATgtttgggataaaagtctgcaccggtcagctgttgtgtaaacagatttagtgtaaataaattaaaaactgcctttatcagattattaagttgatcagggggtttaatttaatcaggagttcatcaaccaagaacttcccgggagagggggtttatgttcttgggggttaaagaacgcgtggtacttttctag
Encoded proteins:
- the LOC124372298 gene encoding protein O-mannosyl-transferase TMTC3-like, whose translation is SESRCVSRSGGEAGVVPHAPRRRAEPVQCRRDAQSVMVAPYLAVVGLAIACYSNSLYGEFVHDDVVAVSRNPDVLGSSGLGQLLANDFWGTALSDPRSHKSYRPLTTLSFSHG